In a genomic window of Fimbriiglobus ruber:
- a CDS encoding LysR family transcriptional regulator, which yields MPPSFTPLPRDEQLPQLENEVRDQIAEMMKQKGLGWMRLRTLYTVNECGSMYQAARELYLSSGVSTVRNRIRTLEKDLGLILLISDGTGSQTTKAGMAVLALVKSEFSKS from the coding sequence ATGCCACCGAGCTTCACACCGCTACCAAGGGACGAACAACTCCCGCAGTTGGAGAATGAGGTTCGGGACCAAATCGCTGAGATGATGAAACAAAAGGGCCTCGGTTGGATGAGGCTTCGTACCCTCTATACGGTTAATGAGTGCGGGTCAATGTACCAGGCGGCCCGTGAACTCTACCTAAGCAGCGGGGTTTCCACAGTCCGTAACCGCATCCGCACTCTTGAAAAGGATCTCGGTCTAATCCTTCTAATAAGCGATGGCACAGGTAGCCAAACCACCAAAGCGGGTATGGCCGTGCTTGCGCTTGTCAAATCGGAATTTTCTAAAAGCTAA
- a CDS encoding RNA polymerase sigma factor gives MESSARTSVTLLGQLGSSADNPAWGEFVRRYSPQILGWCRHWGLQAADADDVCQDVLLRVARQMQVFRYDPDKSFRGWLKRVARAAWSDWIDARRRTAVGTGSAAAQMILDSTAARDDLLTRLESEFDREMFDMAVANIRLRVDPETWEAFRLTAIDGLSGAEAAVRIGMKVSAVYVNRGRVQKMLQDEVQRMDGPPDAGDES, from the coding sequence GTGGAATCATCCGCCCGAACAAGTGTGACCCTGCTTGGCCAGCTTGGTTCATCCGCCGACAATCCGGCCTGGGGCGAGTTCGTCCGCCGATATAGCCCACAGATCCTCGGTTGGTGCCGCCACTGGGGCCTTCAGGCGGCCGACGCCGACGACGTGTGTCAGGACGTCCTGCTCCGGGTTGCCAGGCAAATGCAGGTGTTCCGGTATGACCCGGACAAAAGCTTTCGGGGATGGCTCAAGAGGGTGGCGCGGGCGGCATGGAGTGACTGGATAGACGCCCGGCGGCGGACGGCGGTAGGGACCGGGAGCGCCGCTGCTCAAATGATCCTCGACTCCACAGCAGCCCGCGATGATTTACTCACTCGACTAGAATCGGAGTTCGACCGGGAAATGTTCGACATGGCAGTCGCCAACATTCGTCTCCGGGTCGACCCGGAGACGTGGGAAGCGTTCCGACTGACCGCAATCGATGGCCTGTCTGGGGCAGAGGCGGCAGTCCGGATCGGGATGAAAGTGTCAGCCGTGTATGTGAACCGCGGTCGGGTGCAGAAGATGTTGCAGGACGAAGTTCAGCGGATGGACGGCCCACCCGACGCGGGGGACGAATCGTGA
- a CDS encoding ParB/RepB/Spo0J family partition protein, which yields MSTNPPTPDPRPQGNTVRPPTLVHVHLSELLQPLKDIRDRDTPEYREFLDRLAADLKARGMQVPILAYREGDKLRIIDGLTRFLAALLALLETVPVYVYAEKPNEAELILGQLLANSMRRDMTVLELAAVYLDLKKINNWNDSTLARHVHANASQVHKILAISTRLCEQCKAMVAAGDLAPRAAYAISRLADAAAQVCVAEKFKKDVLCAQGVEAEVTRLLAGSKKTKAEKPLGLEHEGIALSAKKPTLEALRAFAEKFNSAVKKMKTAEDVADLPYLFKNA from the coding sequence ATGTCAACCAACCCACCGACCCCCGATCCGAGGCCGCAGGGGAACACGGTTCGGCCGCCCACCCTGGTCCATGTTCATCTATCCGAACTCCTGCAGCCCCTTAAGGACATTCGTGACCGTGACACTCCCGAGTACCGCGAGTTCCTGGACCGGCTTGCGGCCGACCTGAAGGCCCGCGGCATGCAGGTGCCGATCCTCGCCTACCGCGAGGGAGATAAGCTTCGCATTATTGATGGCCTAACGCGCTTCCTCGCCGCACTGCTCGCGCTTCTGGAAACGGTCCCCGTTTACGTATATGCCGAGAAACCCAACGAAGCCGAGTTGATTCTCGGTCAATTGTTGGCGAATTCGATGCGCCGCGACATGACCGTCTTGGAGCTTGCGGCGGTCTATTTGGATCTCAAAAAAATCAACAACTGGAACGACTCGACGTTGGCCCGGCACGTACACGCAAATGCCAGCCAAGTCCACAAGATTCTTGCGATTTCTACGAGGCTCTGTGAGCAATGCAAGGCGATGGTCGCGGCCGGGGATCTCGCGCCGAGGGCGGCATACGCGATCAGCCGTCTCGCAGACGCCGCAGCACAAGTCTGCGTGGCCGAGAAGTTCAAGAAGGACGTTTTGTGTGCCCAAGGGGTAGAGGCTGAGGTCACCCGCCTCCTGGCAGGCTCCAAGAAAACCAAAGCTGAGAAACCCCTCGGTCTTGAGCATGAGGGCATCGCCTTGAGTGCAAAGAAACCCACGCTCGAAGCACTCCGAGCGTTCGCCGAAAAATTCAATTCGGCGGTAAAGAAGATGAAGACCGCCGAGGACGTTGCTGATCTGCCATACCTCTTCAAGAACGCCTGA
- a CDS encoding Lar family restriction alleviation protein: MTTDLKPCPFCGGAGIVDPHDNDTWCMIKCVDCGATTNSFSAIVDATHYWNTRTPKAAQQPVGLAEKLRAISEHAASYCGCRCSIDDCDPGNCWPCRMMSLSEDIEEVIASLPKREAVKEYDPHLPGGCPIYSEAECHQMRAAYETACQNGAGYTETLFAPVTAVLRMRGHLPEFTKPNEADEQGRRG; the protein is encoded by the coding sequence ATGACGACTGATTTAAAGCCATGCCCCTTTTGTGGCGGCGCTGGGATTGTTGACCCGCATGACAATGATACATGGTGTATGATTAAATGTGTTGATTGCGGCGCTACAACAAATTCATTTTCGGCAATTGTTGATGCTACGCATTATTGGAACACCCGAACACCCAAGGCCGCCCAACAGCCGGTCGGGTTGGCTGAGAAGCTAAGGGCAATCAGCGAACACGCGGCCTCGTATTGCGGGTGTCGGTGCAGTATCGACGATTGCGACCCTGGCAACTGCTGGCCGTGCCGGATGATGTCGCTTTCCGAGGACATTGAGGAGGTAATCGCCTCCCTCCCGAAGCGGGAAGCGGTTAAAGAATACGACCCTCATCTTCCCGGAGGATGTCCGATTTATTCAGAAGCGGAGTGCCACCAGATGCGAGCCGCATATGAGACGGCATGCCAAAACGGGGCAGGTTACACCGAGACTCTATTCGCTCCGGTCACTGCTGTGTTGCGTATGCGAGGCCACTTGCCCGAATTTACCAAGCCTAACGAAGCAGATGAGCAAGGAAGGCGGGGATGA
- a CDS encoding DUF1559 domain-containing protein, with translation MTTRISSRRLGFTLIELLVVIAIIAILIGLLLPAVQKVREAAARMSCTNNLKQIGLAAMNYESANGVLPPGVNLSPNSNNGANAAYVSGGPYTGVLVYLLPYVEQSATYNLIPLAYTTLNTTQGAWAYNTAPYSTDGNHTGYGFLPAYTQIKTYLCPSDNAQTVTPGTGIIDAYWTAPGYIDIDYLYAGSFFASFGGSDWGRSNYIGSAGYLGAASTYCPGVYDVNSTTKIVAITDGTSNTLAFGESLFGTATGTRDYVVTWFGAGSMPTAWGLTTTPDWVNFSSRHTGIVNFAFCDGSVRPISVNANGTMFNYVGGLADGNLIVWSQLGQ, from the coding sequence ATGACGACTCGCATTTCAAGCCGACGGTTGGGGTTCACGCTCATTGAATTACTGGTGGTGATCGCGATCATCGCGATTCTGATCGGACTGTTGCTACCCGCCGTCCAGAAGGTTCGAGAGGCCGCGGCCCGTATGAGCTGCACCAACAACCTCAAGCAGATCGGCCTCGCCGCGATGAACTACGAGTCGGCTAACGGCGTGTTGCCGCCCGGCGTCAATTTAAGCCCGAACTCCAACAACGGTGCCAACGCCGCGTATGTGAGCGGCGGACCCTACACGGGTGTGCTGGTGTACCTATTGCCGTATGTGGAACAATCCGCCACCTACAACTTGATCCCGCTAGCCTACACGACGCTAAACACGACCCAGGGGGCGTGGGCGTACAACACGGCGCCGTACTCTACCGACGGCAACCACACCGGTTACGGCTTCCTCCCCGCCTACACACAGATTAAGACCTACCTGTGCCCGTCGGACAACGCTCAAACTGTCACCCCTGGAACCGGCATCATTGATGCATACTGGACCGCTCCGGGCTACATCGATATCGACTACCTTTACGCCGGGAGTTTCTTCGCGTCGTTCGGCGGCAGCGATTGGGGCCGGAGCAACTACATCGGTAGCGCTGGCTACTTAGGGGCCGCTTCCACATACTGCCCGGGCGTTTACGACGTGAACTCCACAACGAAAATCGTCGCGATCACTGACGGCACCTCCAACACGCTCGCGTTCGGCGAGTCGCTGTTCGGCACCGCGACGGGCACACGGGACTACGTCGTCACCTGGTTCGGAGCAGGTTCTATGCCCACCGCTTGGGGCCTGACCACCACCCCGGACTGGGTAAATTTCAGCAGTCGTCATACAGGCATTGTCAACTTCGCATTCTGTGACGGGTCGGTCCGTCCCATTTCTGTTAACGCGAACGGAACGATGTTCAACTACGTCGGGGGCCTCGCCGACGGTAACCTCATCGTCTGGTCCCAACTGGGTCAGTAA
- a CDS encoding metallophosphoesterase family protein — MSEVYFIADSHFGHRGIIQFSETKPFRPFTTIEEHDAELVRRWNSVVGPKDMVWHLGDFCFGKRNLEIAAQLNGSKKLVMGNHDMYATEDYLRYFTRLSGAVEYKGLILTHVPVHESQLARWYMNVHGHLHTKRVMRELKYICRETTLCEGRLFNVGDIVSVNQSDPRYVCVSAEQVELTPVPFDWILDKRAA, encoded by the coding sequence TTGAGCGAGGTTTATTTCATAGCCGATTCGCACTTCGGTCACCGCGGGATCATTCAGTTCAGCGAGACGAAACCCTTTCGTCCGTTCACGACAATCGAGGAACACGACGCCGAGTTGGTTCGCCGGTGGAACAGCGTCGTTGGCCCGAAGGACATGGTGTGGCACCTCGGGGATTTCTGCTTCGGGAAACGGAACCTGGAAATTGCTGCGCAGTTGAACGGGAGCAAAAAGCTCGTGATGGGCAACCACGATATGTACGCGACGGAGGATTACCTTCGGTACTTCACCCGGCTTTCAGGGGCGGTGGAGTACAAGGGACTGATCCTGACGCACGTCCCGGTTCATGAGTCTCAGCTTGCCCGGTGGTACATGAATGTCCACGGGCACCTGCACACGAAAAGGGTGATGCGGGAGTTGAAATACATTTGCCGTGAAACGACCCTCTGCGAAGGGAGGTTGTTTAACGTGGGGGATATCGTCTCGGTGAACCAATCCGATCCCAGGTATGTGTGCGTTTCTGCTGAGCAAGTCGAGCTTACGCCTGTCCCGTTTGACTGGATTCTGGATAAACGGGCGGCCTGA
- a CDS encoding serine/threonine-protein kinase has translation MTPCPTPDELERMTKAGLPPDKQADVQDHVDQCEACQVWLDKLFTASSHTTPAVRLDAEGTLPGVGPNHGPATGNLLPSIPGYVLEAEISRGGMGVVYRARQIALNRPVAVKMILSGRLAGVAEVLRFRAEAEAAAGLDHPNILPVYEVGEHRAGHFFSMRLVPGGSLAERTEKPWEPAAAAGLVATLARALHYAHQRGILHRDLKPANVLMDADGTPLVTDFGIAKRLGSEIGHTRTGDAIGTPSYMAPEQARGDKGLTTAVDVYGLGAILYELLTGRPPFKAASEYQTIREVIERDPDTPLAVNRRADPDLSAVAMKCLAKDPGTRYTSAAELAADLDRWLAGEPTHARPPGLVGRTLRWVRRNTGAAVVVVASGVGWGFATGLHISLKNGYQLLIPPTTGLLHPLRLMHAARQYSASWWCADVLSVGFPLAIGWIVRAVVRPRTFQAEWPTASAVGLLALLTFLLIAWPFATVFEIGWERSTMYLHPVRETSTNIQEIRREDIEYLSQFLSPAIRGPDGDRPFVEPNHFESTLAAVVGANAISPIESLSIRDRELRVLHRSALSTNRLHVSFWYGGLFLVVGLVWFLGTGLHGTWVVDTLTRSDRGPITRALCYLEAGPVTWVLVFCAIMVLDGRAIIPLSFTAILAGLVVAAGANIGLARGWRFKTRLKFYLGIPAVGLVVLAAGALFFALVLGPSEGFAFFFTVFK, from the coding sequence GTGACGCCGTGCCCGACCCCGGACGAATTGGAGCGGATGACCAAGGCCGGACTTCCCCCCGACAAGCAGGCGGATGTCCAGGATCACGTCGACCAGTGCGAAGCTTGCCAGGTCTGGCTCGACAAGCTGTTCACGGCCTCCTCGCATACCACGCCCGCCGTTCGGTTGGACGCGGAAGGAACGCTCCCCGGCGTTGGCCCGAACCACGGTCCGGCCACTGGGAATCTGTTACCGTCGATCCCCGGGTATGTGCTTGAGGCGGAAATCAGCCGCGGCGGGATGGGGGTGGTGTACCGGGCCCGACAGATCGCATTGAACCGTCCAGTGGCGGTCAAAATGATCCTGTCCGGGCGTCTAGCCGGGGTAGCCGAGGTGCTACGGTTTCGGGCGGAGGCCGAAGCCGCGGCCGGGCTGGATCACCCGAATATCCTTCCGGTCTACGAAGTCGGGGAACACCGCGCGGGACACTTTTTCAGCATGCGTCTGGTCCCCGGCGGAAGTCTTGCCGAGCGGACCGAAAAGCCGTGGGAGCCGGCGGCGGCAGCTGGACTGGTTGCCACGTTGGCGCGGGCGCTTCATTATGCCCACCAGCGGGGTATCTTGCACCGTGACTTGAAGCCGGCGAACGTCCTGATGGACGCCGACGGAACCCCACTGGTTACCGACTTCGGCATTGCCAAGCGGCTCGGGTCCGAAATCGGCCACACCCGGACCGGGGACGCGATCGGAACCCCGAGTTACATGGCCCCGGAACAGGCCCGAGGAGACAAGGGGCTCACGACTGCGGTCGATGTGTACGGACTCGGGGCGATCCTATATGAACTCCTCACCGGCCGTCCACCGTTCAAGGCAGCATCGGAGTATCAGACGATCCGGGAGGTAATCGAGCGTGACCCGGACACCCCGCTGGCAGTAAACCGCCGGGCCGACCCGGATCTGTCGGCGGTCGCCATGAAGTGCCTTGCGAAAGACCCAGGCACCCGGTACACCTCGGCCGCCGAATTGGCCGCCGACCTGGATCGCTGGCTGGCAGGGGAGCCGACACACGCACGCCCCCCGGGACTGGTTGGCCGGACGTTGCGGTGGGTACGGCGGAACACGGGGGCGGCGGTCGTGGTGGTTGCCAGTGGGGTCGGGTGGGGGTTTGCAACCGGGTTACATATCAGTCTTAAAAACGGATATCAACTCTTGATCCCGCCGACCACGGGCCTGCTTCATCCGCTCCGATTGATGCACGCCGCCAGACAATACTCGGCCTCGTGGTGGTGCGCGGACGTGTTGTCGGTGGGGTTCCCGTTGGCAATTGGGTGGATTGTTCGGGCCGTTGTCCGGCCGCGGACGTTTCAGGCTGAATGGCCGACGGCTAGTGCCGTCGGCCTCCTCGCCCTGTTAACGTTCCTCCTGATCGCATGGCCATTTGCGACGGTGTTCGAAATCGGATGGGAACGGAGTACGATGTATCTCCATCCTGTTCGGGAGACATCGACAAATATTCAAGAGATACGGCGCGAGGATATTGAGTACTTGAGCCAGTTCCTTTCGCCCGCGATCCGCGGCCCGGACGGCGATAGGCCATTCGTCGAACCCAACCATTTCGAGTCTACTCTCGCCGCCGTCGTGGGGGCTAACGCCATCTCGCCGATTGAATCCCTATCGATCCGGGATCGTGAACTGAGAGTTTTGCACCGAAGTGCTCTTTCGACAAACCGCCTGCACGTGAGCTTCTGGTACGGCGGATTGTTCCTTGTGGTGGGACTGGTTTGGTTCTTGGGAACCGGGTTGCACGGCACTTGGGTGGTCGACACCTTGACCCGATCGGACCGCGGACCGATTACCCGGGCGCTGTGCTACTTGGAAGCTGGCCCGGTCACGTGGGTACTCGTCTTTTGCGCAATCATGGTGTTAGACGGACGTGCAATCATACCGCTCTCCTTTACCGCCATTCTGGCCGGCTTGGTCGTGGCGGCGGGCGCCAATATCGGTTTGGCCCGGGGGTGGCGGTTCAAAACCCGGCTCAAGTTCTACCTCGGAATTCCGGCAGTGGGCTTGGTGGTGTTGGCCGCCGGGGCCTTGTTTTTTGCACTTGTACTCGGGCCGTCGGAAGGGTTCGCCTTTTTTTTCACAGTGTTCAAGTAG
- a CDS encoding DEAD/DEAH box helicase family protein, with the protein MNDEQQIREEPLALPPPEVIEPVIASGEKAKAKDILAAIWVLQAIERERRPATSSEKEILGRFPGFGAVALSMFPNPVTGEYKDSGWKTFGEELRRLLNADEYESARRTVFNAFYTSPTVIKAMHQALKRLGVPEDALVLEPGCGTGSFISLAPDSMRFIGVEQDSISGRIARARNPTQDIRIQDFQKTRLPELDAVIGNVPFADVRLDYHGQKLALHDFFIAKSVDSLKPGGVLALVTSHYTLDKLNGSVREYLADRADFLGAIRLPSDAFKREGTSVVSDIVFMRKRSLDEPPRHVDEWLKAEPTEIEGTTVPINRYFLNHPENVLGTYSSKDSLYGSGYSVISNGDMADQLREAVGKLPRFEQKAEELPAKPVESVPRFVPPPAEPHISEGSFFVHDSRIHQMVDGQTVPVVYGGSELWAHGGLVGRRMGALIGLRDLARRVLQSQNEGWPAEARVDARRKLNLAYESFKSAFGPINKTTVSESKDGTQIRRMPNIVKFREDPDAMLVMALEEYDEATGDAKKAPIMQRDVVGKTPPITSVSSAEEGLLVSLDQKGAVDLPFISQLYGKAEAAVISELGELIFHDPETKTWETADAYLSGNVRAKLVVAEKAGIERNIEALKAVQPEDVLPGDIDANLGAPWVPVTDVQAFATELFRVEPDSITIGHLAKDAVWSVEGDYSAERSVAVTADYGTSRASGIWLLGLALNMKSPVIYDPDPSDPDKRVVNQDATLAAKEKQRAIKEQFKSWVFTDPDRTERLVRLYNDNFNNLRPRQFDGSHLDFPGMSQALALRQHQKDAVWRIMSGGNTLLAHAVGAGKTGACSAGAMKLKQAGLAKKSLIAVPNHLLEQFAREFQQFYPNAKLLVASKDDFTKERRKFLTAKIASGTGMR; encoded by the coding sequence GTGAATGATGAGCAGCAGATCCGTGAAGAACCGCTCGCGCTGCCACCGCCGGAGGTGATTGAACCAGTAATCGCCTCGGGTGAGAAAGCGAAGGCGAAGGATATTCTGGCCGCCATTTGGGTGCTTCAAGCGATCGAGCGGGAGAGACGGCCGGCGACCTCGTCGGAGAAAGAGATCCTCGGTCGATTCCCGGGTTTCGGTGCAGTGGCATTGAGCATGTTCCCGAACCCTGTGACTGGGGAATACAAGGATTCAGGGTGGAAAACTTTCGGCGAGGAACTCCGCAGACTGCTGAACGCCGACGAATACGAGTCGGCCCGCCGAACTGTCTTCAACGCCTTTTACACGTCGCCCACGGTCATTAAGGCGATGCACCAAGCCCTAAAACGGCTTGGCGTCCCTGAAGATGCTCTGGTTCTGGAGCCGGGGTGCGGGACGGGATCTTTCATTTCCCTCGCGCCGGATAGCATGCGGTTCATCGGCGTCGAGCAGGATTCCATTTCGGGACGTATCGCACGCGCAAGAAACCCAACCCAGGACATACGAATCCAGGATTTCCAGAAGACCCGGTTACCGGAACTTGATGCGGTGATCGGGAATGTGCCCTTCGCCGATGTTCGACTCGATTACCACGGCCAGAAGCTTGCCCTGCACGACTTCTTCATCGCCAAGTCAGTGGACTCACTGAAACCGGGAGGTGTGCTGGCGCTCGTCACCTCGCACTACACCCTCGATAAACTCAACGGCTCCGTCCGCGAGTACCTGGCTGATAGGGCGGATTTCCTCGGGGCGATCCGGTTGCCAAGCGATGCGTTTAAACGCGAAGGGACCAGCGTAGTCAGCGACATCGTTTTCATGCGTAAACGAAGTTTAGACGAACCCCCAAGGCACGTTGACGAGTGGCTGAAGGCCGAGCCGACTGAGATCGAGGGTACGACGGTCCCGATCAACCGGTACTTCCTCAATCACCCTGAAAACGTCCTCGGTACTTACTCCAGCAAGGACTCGCTTTACGGCAGCGGGTACAGCGTCATCTCAAATGGTGATATGGCGGATCAGCTTCGGGAGGCGGTTGGCAAGCTCCCCAGGTTTGAGCAGAAAGCTGAGGAGTTGCCGGCTAAACCTGTGGAGTCGGTCCCCAGGTTTGTTCCTCCGCCGGCCGAGCCTCACATCTCCGAAGGCTCATTCTTCGTCCACGACTCTCGAATCCATCAGATGGTCGACGGACAAACCGTGCCTGTCGTTTATGGGGGCTCCGAGCTTTGGGCTCACGGTGGGTTGGTCGGCCGGCGAATGGGAGCGTTGATCGGCCTGCGCGACCTCGCTCGAAGGGTTCTCCAGTCGCAGAACGAGGGGTGGCCGGCAGAGGCTCGTGTGGACGCCAGGCGGAAGCTCAACCTCGCCTACGAATCCTTCAAATCCGCTTTTGGCCCCATCAACAAGACGACCGTGTCGGAAAGCAAGGACGGCACGCAGATCCGAAGGATGCCGAACATCGTGAAATTCAGGGAAGACCCAGACGCCATGCTCGTCATGGCTCTGGAGGAGTACGACGAAGCCACCGGGGACGCGAAGAAAGCTCCCATCATGCAGCGGGACGTGGTGGGGAAGACGCCACCGATTACGTCCGTTTCCTCAGCCGAGGAAGGGCTTCTCGTTTCCCTGGACCAGAAAGGGGCGGTAGACCTGCCGTTCATCTCGCAGCTTTACGGGAAGGCCGAGGCCGCGGTCATCTCCGAACTGGGCGAGCTGATTTTCCATGATCCAGAAACGAAGACCTGGGAGACCGCCGACGCTTACCTGTCGGGGAACGTGCGTGCGAAGCTGGTTGTCGCGGAGAAGGCTGGGATTGAGCGGAACATCGAAGCTCTGAAAGCCGTTCAGCCCGAAGACGTTTTACCCGGAGACATCGATGCCAACCTCGGGGCGCCGTGGGTTCCTGTAACTGATGTCCAGGCGTTTGCGACTGAGTTGTTCCGCGTGGAGCCGGATTCGATAACCATTGGACATTTAGCAAAAGACGCGGTGTGGAGCGTTGAAGGGGATTACTCAGCCGAGCGGTCGGTAGCGGTCACAGCCGATTACGGCACGTCACGAGCCAGCGGCATTTGGTTGCTCGGGCTTGCGCTCAACATGAAGTCGCCGGTCATTTACGATCCGGACCCTTCAGATCCAGACAAGCGGGTAGTGAACCAGGATGCGACGCTCGCTGCAAAAGAGAAGCAACGAGCCATCAAGGAGCAGTTCAAAAGCTGGGTGTTCACCGATCCTGACAGAACGGAGCGTTTGGTTCGGCTTTACAACGACAACTTCAACAATTTGCGGCCGAGACAGTTTGATGGCTCGCACCTGGATTTCCCGGGGATGTCGCAAGCTCTAGCGCTTCGCCAGCATCAAAAGGACGCGGTGTGGCGGATCATGTCGGGCGGAAATACCCTTTTAGCTCATGCGGTTGGGGCGGGTAAGACCGGGGCTTGCTCCGCAGGCGCGATGAAGCTGAAGCAGGCTGGTTTGGCGAAGAAGTCTCTCATCGCCGTTCCAAACCATCTTCTTGAGCAGTTCGCTCGGGAGTTCCAGCAGTTCTATCCCAACGCGAAGCTCTTGGTTGCCAGCAAAGACGACTTCACCAAGGAACGGCGGAAGTTCCTAACGGCGAAGATAGCCTCGGGGACTGGGATGCGATAA
- a CDS encoding helicase-related protein — MQTTDMLDLPRPKLEGGKAQVIACPMSDEQSEIQQKLVERYERIRSSKVDPREDNALAITTDGRKLALDARMLSPNAEDFPSSKINALVENVFAIWEKSAPTKGTQMIFSDIGVNPTSWGFSAYDEVTKKLIARGIPREQIVSIGEADSDAKKQALFEKVRNGSVRVLLGSTAKLGTGTNVQKRLVAMHHLDAPWKPAEVEQRDGRILRQGNQNAEVSIYRYVTEGSFDAYMWQALETKARFINQVMTGESGVRRAEDIGGRS, encoded by the coding sequence GTGCAGACTACGGACATGTTGGATTTACCGAGACCAAAACTTGAGGGTGGGAAGGCCCAGGTCATTGCTTGTCCCATGTCCGACGAGCAAAGTGAAATCCAGCAGAAGTTAGTTGAGCGATACGAACGCATCCGGAGTTCCAAAGTAGACCCCAGGGAGGACAACGCCCTCGCCATCACGACCGATGGCAGAAAGCTCGCCTTGGACGCCAGGATGTTGTCACCGAATGCTGAAGACTTTCCTTCCTCCAAGATCAACGCCCTGGTGGAGAACGTCTTTGCAATCTGGGAGAAGTCGGCGCCTACAAAGGGCACGCAGATGATCTTCTCGGACATCGGGGTGAATCCCACGTCCTGGGGGTTCTCGGCTTATGACGAGGTCACAAAGAAGCTCATTGCTCGGGGTATTCCACGGGAACAGATCGTGTCTATCGGTGAGGCAGATTCAGACGCGAAGAAGCAGGCGTTGTTCGAGAAAGTCAGAAACGGTTCGGTGCGGGTTCTTCTTGGGAGTACAGCAAAGTTAGGAACGGGAACCAACGTCCAGAAGCGCTTGGTTGCGATGCACCATTTGGACGCGCCTTGGAAGCCGGCCGAGGTCGAACAACGTGACGGGAGAATCCTCCGTCAGGGGAATCAGAACGCGGAGGTCTCGATCTACCGGTATGTCACCGAAGGAAGCTTCGACGCGTATATGTGGCAAGCGTTAGAAACTAAAGCACGTTTTATCAATCAAGTAATGACGGGGGAATCTGGAGTCCGTAGAGCAGAGGACATCGGGGGCAGGAGCTGA
- a CDS encoding DoxX family protein codes for MSISSAPQSGSSSVGLLLIRFAVGLGCIIHGWEKIHAPFAWMGSDTPEYVQGLVTLGEFGGGIAVLLGFLTRIGAFGIASVMVGAMVLIHIPAENPYIASPGHASFETVILYFSSAVLLVLAGPGAISVDEVVFHGKTG; via the coding sequence ATGTCTATTTCCTCGGCACCGCAAAGCGGATCAAGTTCGGTCGGTCTTCTCCTGATCCGCTTCGCAGTCGGACTCGGTTGTATCATCCACGGCTGGGAGAAAATCCACGCTCCGTTCGCATGGATGGGTTCGGACACGCCCGAATACGTACAGGGACTGGTTACGCTTGGCGAGTTCGGGGGTGGCATTGCGGTTCTGTTGGGATTCCTGACAAGGATCGGCGCATTCGGGATTGCGTCGGTTATGGTCGGGGCTATGGTCTTGATCCATATTCCGGCGGAGAACCCCTACATCGCCAGTCCAGGGCATGCTTCCTTCGAGACGGTGATTCTTTACTTCTCAAGCGCCGTGCTGTTGGTCCTGGCAGGCCCGGGGGCCATTTCGGTCGACGAAGTTGTCTTCCACGGTAAGACGGGTTGA